TGATTCCGGCGAGTTACATCATCACACTGCGCGACAACATTTTGCCCGTGGACTGGCAGCGCCGTTTTGCGCAACGTGCCGGTGCTGGCGTGGTGATCGAAATCGATACCGCGCATGAGCCGTTCGTATCACACCCGCAGCTGCTGGCGGATGTCGTACGAGGTATAGAGCGGCATGAGTGATGAGCGAGTTCGTTGTTTTAAGTCATGGCAACGGTAAGACAATCCGCAGCAATCGGTTGATCCTTTCCATTATCGTCTTCAACTTTATCTCCTACGTTTGCAGTGGCTTGCCGCTTGCGGTGTTGCCGGGCTACGTCCTCAATGACTTGGGCCTGACCTCAGTTTTCGCTGGTGTAATGATCAGCTCGCAGTACTTTGCAACACTACTGGCTCGTCCGTTGGCCGGCGGTGTAGCAGATCGACTGGGAGCCAAATACGCGGTGGTGTGTGGGTTCGGTGGCCTGATGGTGAGCGGCAGCCTGACGACACTCGCCATCATGCTTCCCACCCACCTCTGGTTGACCCTGACTCTGTTACTGCTGGGCAGGCTGGTGCTAGGTGCGTCCACGGCCATGATCTCCACGCCTTGCTGCACCTGGGCCATCGGGTTATGTGGTGCCCCTCGGGCAGCACAGGTCATGTCGTGGAATGGGATCGCGGCCTACGGCGGTACGGCGGTCGGCGCGCCATTGGGTGTGTTGCTTCGCCATTCACTGGGCCTCGCCAGTGTTGGGTTGTGCACGGTATTGTTCGGATTGGTGTTCCTGGTTTTGGCACTGGGCAAGCGTCCGGCGCCGTTGGTGGCAGGTGCCCGTCTGGCCTTTCATCGAGTGCTGTTCGCCGTCATGCCCAATGGCCTCGTTCTGGTCTGTAGCTCGGTAGGGTTTGGCGGACTGACCGCTTTCGTCGCACTGTATTTCGACAGCCTGGGCTGGGATCACGCGGCCTACTGCCTGAGTGGTTTCGGGGCGGGTTTTATCGTTGCGCGCTTGTCGTCGCCGGGGATACTGCAGCGATACAGGGGGTACAGCGTGGTGGGGGGGTGCCTACTTGTACAGACTTTGGGCATGCTGCTGATATGGCTCGCGCCGTCTCCTGCTCTGGCCATTGCCGGTGGAGTGCTGACCGGAATAGGGGTGTCATGGATTTATCCGGGGCTAGGCGTGGAGACATTGGCGAGCACTCCTCCCGCGAACCGAAATTCGGCGCTCAGTGCTCTCTCGTTGTTCTTTGATATTGCAGTGGGGATGGCCGGGCCGGTTATGGGGCTTATTGCTTCAGGATTTGGCTATGCCGCGATTTTTCTCTGTGCGGCGCTGATGTCGATAGGCGGGTTTTTGGTGGTGCTCTGCCTATGTTGGCGAAGTGATCATCTGGGTAACTGATAATGACTTGTCAGCCAGATCTGAACGCGACTTGCAGTACCGCTTCAAAGTGCGACACGTCGAAAGGTTCCCCATGGGCTAGTCTCGGACTCGCAGCTTGGTTAAGTCCCAGGCACGTAGTTTGCTGTCGATGGTCAAGTTGAAGAGCGCCAAATCACGTGTCTTCTTCGCAAGCTGGAGTCTGACCCGGATTGCCGAGAGTCCGCTACTGGCCGATTGATGCCTGTCACAAGGGGCAGCAATCGGCCAATAGCGGACGTTCGACCAAGGACTGCCACTGGCTAAAGGCAGCCGCTCATGATGAAAAATTAATCTGTCCTATTTTGCTGGCCATTTTTTGCTGAGTAGAAATCCAAGCCTAGATTGGGAGTTGAGGGGCGAGCGAAATGAGTACATCTGGTGGGTTATGACCCCCCACCCAGGTAGGCATCTCCGTCCTGTACAACATGGCATGTAAAGATCAGTGTCGACTGCATGCTACCGATCACGGTCGTTCGGCAGCCTTCAGCCAATCGACTACGCCATTGACTCCAAGTGAAAGTAGAGTGTCTTGTATTCCCACAACGCGCCGTAGCATCGCGCCACAGTCAGATTCTTCTCGTTCTTCTGCTTCCGCAAAGAGCCGGGTCATAAGCTGGGTAAGACTATTTTTATGATCAAATAAATGTCGCTTTTCATGACGGACATAAGCCAGATAGCGTTCGGTTGCGTACAAAGCTTGTTCTGGATCATTTTGTACAATCGCGTTAAGCCATTCATGAAATCCGAAGAGACGATGATGTCTATTTTCGCTATCTTCATCATTCTCAAATACTGAAAAACAGCAATCAATTAGTTCTATTGGAACCGAAATCGCATCAGCTTCATCGTTGAATATTTGAGTCATCTGCTCGGCAACGTTTAGGGCACGAGTGCCGCCTGTGTTTAAACCTGACTTTATACCGGCAAGACACTGTTCTCGATTCTGCCGAATATTTCCATGGTTTGTCCACACGGTTGCTGCACCACGCCAAGCGTCTGTGTTATCCAGAGCGTTCAAGTCTCCTAGGAATTCCGCAAAATTGATGTGCTGGGTCATGGTAGCTAAAGCCGAAATACGTCCCCATGTTTCTAGGTCTTTGCCGCTCCCCTTGTTGCGAAGACACGCTAGCAGAGGTCTTACTACTTCAAAATGATTGTGGTAAGAATAATAAAGACACGGTTCGGCGACTTGCCAAAGTCCACCTCCATCTTGTACGGCGAGATCGAACAACTCCCATCCTAGATCGAAATAAGTGCTTTGCAAATACGGTAAGCGACGTAAGATCATGGCACGGATAGCAGGG
This region of Pseudomonas mandelii genomic DNA includes:
- a CDS encoding MFS transporter, with product MSEFVVLSHGNGKTIRSNRLILSIIVFNFISYVCSGLPLAVLPGYVLNDLGLTSVFAGVMISSQYFATLLARPLAGGVADRLGAKYAVVCGFGGLMVSGSLTTLAIMLPTHLWLTLTLLLLGRLVLGASTAMISTPCCTWAIGLCGAPRAAQVMSWNGIAAYGGTAVGAPLGVLLRHSLGLASVGLCTVLFGLVFLVLALGKRPAPLVAGARLAFHRVLFAVMPNGLVLVCSSVGFGGLTAFVALYFDSLGWDHAAYCLSGFGAGFIVARLSSPGILQRYRGYSVVGGCLLVQTLGMLLIWLAPSPALAIAGGVLTGIGVSWIYPGLGVETLASTPPANRNSALSALSLFFDIAVGMAGPVMGLIASGFGYAAIFLCAALMSIGGFLVVLCLCWRSDHLGN